DNA from Archaeoglobus veneficus SNP6:
AAGCCTCTTCTCGTCACGGCATACAGGTTGCTACCCATTTTTACTATCCTGACGTTGTATCCGTTCATCTTCTCTTCTATCGCCACCTCACCTTTGAAGTGTTTCTTTAAAGTCGGGTAGAGAACCAGCGCCCGTCTTATCTTTGGATAACCCCTTATAACCTCAAGGCTGTTGTTCGTTTTTGCTATAAGCGTGCCCTCCTCGTAGGCACCAAACTTCTTTTCAAGGTTGTACGCCTCGATAATATCGGCAAAAAAAGGGTGTTTTATTACCGCTTCTCTCAGAATGTTTCTATCCTCGAGCTTCCGGGCTGCAGGCTCGGAGAGGCCGAGAGCCTGGGCAACAAACTTCATTTCCTGACCTTGTAAAGGAACCTGACTATATCCCTCTCAGTTATAATGCCCTCAAGCCTGCCGTCGCTGACTATGAGAGCAGCCCCATGATTCACATCAATCATGCGCCTTGCGACTTCCGAGATATTCGCATCGGGAGGAAATGCAAGGGGCTCCTTATACTCGAGCACATTTCCATTTGCGAGAATGGAACTAATAGGTTTCTCAAGAATGTCACTCGCGTCTCCTGTAATCAAACTCCTGAATGCTTCACCGCTGAAAAATCTGACGAGAGTGGAAGATGTTATGAGACCAACAAGCACTCCATCCTTAATGACCGGAAGTCTCCTTATCTTCCTCGAGATCATTGTCTTCATCGCATCCTCTATGCTCGTCTCCGGCTTTGCGGTTATAACTCCCCTCGTCATATACTTGGACACTTCTCCGGTTAGATTGCTCTCCGCAAGGTATGCGAGGTAGTCCCTCTCAGTAACCATACCCACAACCCTATCGTCTCTGTCGATGATTGGGCAGCCCCCAACACCCTTTTTCAGTATAACGTCGAGACCATCCTCAAGCGATTCTGTGAATTCGATGGAAATGACTTCCCTCTCCATGATCTCCCTGACCTCTTCATTAACTGCAGCGAGGAGGTTGTTACCATATCTGTCCTCAACTATGCGGTGCTTGCTTCCACCACCAAAGAAATTGATTATGTCTGTCGCGGTAATTATACCCTCAAGCCTCTTCGTACCTGGATCTGCTATGGGCAGACGCCTGAAACTGTAAGTAACCATCGACTTGACCGCAGCCATCACCGTAGAGGTTGGGGGAATCGTAACGACGTTTGTTGTAGCGATATCCATAATTGTACCAGGTTTGATACTCTTACGATTCGTTTTTTTAGGTTCCTCTCCCCTCTTACCTCCGGCAAATATCTCCTTTCTTCTCATTAACACACCTCAAAACTTCGGCTATTAGCCAAAGGTCTCCGCACAGTCCTCACACAACTTCAAACCGTCAACTTCTATAAGGTGTTCAGAAAAGCGTCCACAGCGCTCACACTTCCCGCCCATTTCTTCAACAAAGTTAAATGAGCCAAAGGAGCGCTCTCTGACAAGACCCATCAGCTCTCCAAGATCGAGACTTACGCCAAGTATATCTGTATCCGTAACAATTCCGATCAGGTCTCCATCATCTATAACCGGAAGACGCCTGATCCCTCTTTTGAGCATAATGTCAGCAGCTTCCCTTACAGAGGTTGTAGGCTTGATCGTGATAAGGGGGTAACTCATAATTTCCTTAAGTTTTACCTCGGAAGGCGTTCTGTTTTTAGCTACGACTTTTTCGAGAATATCTTTCTCAGTTACGATTCCCAGAGGCTTGTGGTCTTCAACCACGACTATGCTCCCTACACCGAACTCAAGCATCCTTTTTGCGGCACTAAAAAGTGTCTCGTCTGGGTTGCCTGTGCAGACCTCCCTTGTCATTATGTCCTTCGCTGGAATATCTGCCTGCATATCAAACACCAGTTGTAAATCTGCTGAAGGTTTTAAAGCTTTTTGGCATGTGCTATCAGCCATATTCATTCAGGGGATTAATAGTTAAAGGAAAAAAGTTTTAAAATCAGAATTCCAATTATTTTTCAACAATATATTCCA
Protein-coding regions in this window:
- a CDS encoding CBS domain-containing protein, producing MRRKEIFAGGKRGEEPKKTNRKSIKPGTIMDIATTNVVTIPPTSTVMAAVKSMVTYSFRRLPIADPGTKRLEGIITATDIINFFGGGSKHRIVEDRYGNNLLAAVNEEVREIMEREVISIEFTESLEDGLDVILKKGVGGCPIIDRDDRVVGMVTERDYLAYLAESNLTGEVSKYMTRGVITAKPETSIEDAMKTMISRKIRRLPVIKDGVLVGLITSSTLVRFFSGEAFRSLITGDASDILEKPISSILANGNVLEYKEPLAFPPDANISEVARRMIDVNHGAALIVSDGRLEGIITERDIVRFLYKVRK
- a CDS encoding CBS domain-containing protein: MQADIPAKDIMTREVCTGNPDETLFSAAKRMLEFGVGSIVVVEDHKPLGIVTEKDILEKVVAKNRTPSEVKLKEIMSYPLITIKPTTSVREAADIMLKRGIRRLPVIDDGDLIGIVTDTDILGVSLDLGELMGLVRERSFGSFNFVEEMGGKCERCGRFSEHLIEVDGLKLCEDCAETFG